A portion of the Anabas testudineus chromosome 22, fAnaTes1.2, whole genome shotgun sequence genome contains these proteins:
- the tpm2 gene encoding tropomyosin beta chain isoform X4, whose translation MEAIKKKMQMLKLDKENAIDRAEQAEVDKKGAEDKCKQLEEELLGLQKKLKGVEDELDKYSESLKDAQEKLEQAEKKAADAEAEVASLNRRIQLVEEELDRAQERLATALQKLEEAEKAADESERGMKVIENRATKDEEKMEIQEMQLKEAKHIAEEADRKYEEVARKLVILEGELERSEERAEVAEARVRELEEELRLMDQNLKSMMCGEEEYSQKEDKYEEEIKVLTDKLKEAETRAEFAERSVAKLEKTIDDLEEKVAQAKEENLEMHQVLDQTLLELNNL comes from the exons ATGGAGGccatcaagaagaagatgcaGATGCTGAAGCTGGATAAGGAGAACGCCATAGACCGGGCGGAGCAGGCGGAGGTGGACAAGAAAGGAGCGGAGGACAAATGCAAACAG CTGGAGGAGGAGTTGCTGGGtctgcagaagaagctgaaaGGAGTGGAGGATGAGCTGGACAAATACTCCGAGTCACTGAAGGATGCTCAGGAAAAGCTAGAACAGGCagagaaaaaagcagcagat gCTGAGGCAGAAGTGGCATCTTTAAACAGACGTATCcagctggtggaggaggagttgGACCGAGCTCAGGAGAGACTGGCTACTGCTCTGCAGAagctggaggaggcagagaaagctGCAGATGAGAGTGAGAG AGGAATGAAGGTTATTGAGAACAGAGCaacaaaagatgaagaaaaaatgGAGATCCAGGAGATGCAGCTAAAGGAGGCCAAACACATCGCTGAGGAGGCTGACCGCAAATATGAGGAG GTTGCACGTAAACTGGTGATCCTAGAGGGTGAGCTGGAGCGCTCTGAGGAGCGCGCTGAGGTGGCTGAGGC GCGAGTgagggagctggaggaggagctcAGACTAATGGACCAGAATTTGAAGTCCATGATGTGCGGAGAGGAAGAG TACTCACAAAAGGAGGACAAATACgaagaagaaattaaagttcTTACCGACAAACTGAAAGAG GCTGAGACCCGTGCAGAGTTTGCAGAGAGGTCTGTAGCCAAGCTGGAGAAGACCATCGATGATTTGGAAG AGAAAGTGGCCCAAGCCAAAGAAGAGAACCTGGAGATGCACCAGGTGTTGGACCAAACTCTTTTGGAGCTCAACAACCTATAG
- the tpm2 gene encoding tropomyosin beta chain isoform X2 produces the protein MEAIKKKMQMLKLDKENAIDRAEQAEVDKKGAEDKCKQLEEELLGLQKKLKGVEDELDKYSESLKDAQEKLEQAEKKAADAEAEVASLNRRIQLVEEELDRAQERLATALQKLEEAEKAADESERGMKVIENRATKDEEKMEIQEMQLKEAKHIAEEADRKYEEVARKLVILEGELERSEERAEVAEAKSGDLEEELKNVTNNLKSLEAQAEKYSQKEDKYEEEIKVLTDKLKEAETRAEFAERSVAKLEKTIDDLEEKVAQAKEENLEMHQVLDQTLLELNNL, from the exons ATGGAGGccatcaagaagaagatgcaGATGCTGAAGCTGGATAAGGAGAACGCCATAGACCGGGCGGAGCAGGCGGAGGTGGACAAGAAAGGAGCGGAGGACAAATGCAAACAG CTGGAGGAGGAGTTGCTGGGtctgcagaagaagctgaaaGGAGTGGAGGATGAGCTGGACAAATACTCCGAGTCACTGAAGGATGCTCAGGAAAAGCTAGAACAGGCagagaaaaaagcagcagat gCTGAGGCAGAAGTGGCATCTTTAAACAGACGTATCcagctggtggaggaggagttgGACCGAGCTCAGGAGAGACTGGCTACTGCTCTGCAGAagctggaggaggcagagaaagctGCAGATGAGAGTGAGAG AGGAATGAAGGTTATTGAGAACAGAGCaacaaaagatgaagaaaaaatgGAGATCCAGGAGATGCAGCTAAAGGAGGCCAAACACATCGCTGAGGAGGCTGACCGCAAATATGAGGAG GTTGCACGTAAACTGGTGATCCTAGAGGGTGAGCTGGAGCGCTCTGAGGAGCGCGCTGAGGTGGCTGAGGC TAAATCAGGTGACCTAGAGGAAGAGTTGAAAAATGTCACCAACAACTTGAAGTCACTGGAAGCCCAGGCCGAGAAG TACTCACAAAAGGAGGACAAATACgaagaagaaattaaagttcTTACCGACAAACTGAAAGAG GCTGAGACCCGTGCAGAGTTTGCAGAGAGGTCTGTAGCCAAGCTGGAGAAGACCATCGATGATTTGGAAG AGAAAGTGGCCCAAGCCAAAGAAGAGAACCTGGAGATGCACCAGGTGTTGGACCAAACTCTTTTGGAGCTCAACAACCTATAG
- the tpm2 gene encoding tropomyosin beta chain isoform X3 encodes MEAIKKKMQMLKLDKENAIDRAEQAEVDKKGAEDKCKQLEEELLGLQKKLKGVEDELDKYSESLKDAQEKLEQAEKKAADAEAEVASLNRRIQLVEEELDRAQERLATALQKLEEAEKAADESERGMKVIENRATKDEEKMEIQEMQLKEAKHIAEEADRKYEEVARKLVILEGELERSEERAEVAEARVRELEEELRLMDQNLKSMMCGEEEYSQKEDKYEEEIKVLTDKLKEAETRAEFAERSVAKLEKTIDDLEDEVYAQKLKGKALSEELDLALNDMTTL; translated from the exons ATGGAGGccatcaagaagaagatgcaGATGCTGAAGCTGGATAAGGAGAACGCCATAGACCGGGCGGAGCAGGCGGAGGTGGACAAGAAAGGAGCGGAGGACAAATGCAAACAG CTGGAGGAGGAGTTGCTGGGtctgcagaagaagctgaaaGGAGTGGAGGATGAGCTGGACAAATACTCCGAGTCACTGAAGGATGCTCAGGAAAAGCTAGAACAGGCagagaaaaaagcagcagat gCTGAGGCAGAAGTGGCATCTTTAAACAGACGTATCcagctggtggaggaggagttgGACCGAGCTCAGGAGAGACTGGCTACTGCTCTGCAGAagctggaggaggcagagaaagctGCAGATGAGAGTGAGAG AGGAATGAAGGTTATTGAGAACAGAGCaacaaaagatgaagaaaaaatgGAGATCCAGGAGATGCAGCTAAAGGAGGCCAAACACATCGCTGAGGAGGCTGACCGCAAATATGAGGAG GTTGCACGTAAACTGGTGATCCTAGAGGGTGAGCTGGAGCGCTCTGAGGAGCGCGCTGAGGTGGCTGAGGC GCGAGTgagggagctggaggaggagctcAGACTAATGGACCAGAATTTGAAGTCCATGATGTGCGGAGAGGAAGAG TACTCACAAAAGGAGGACAAATACgaagaagaaattaaagttcTTACCGACAAACTGAAAGAG GCTGAGACCCGTGCAGAGTTTGCAGAGAGGTCTGTAGCCAAGCTGGAGAAGACCATCGATGATTTGGAAG ATGAAGTGTATGCTCAGAAGCTGAAGGGCAAGGCTCTCAGTGAGGAGCTGGACTTGGCCCTCAACGACATGACTACACTGTAA
- the tpm2 gene encoding tropomyosin beta chain isoform X1, giving the protein MEAIKKKMQMLKLDKENAIDRAEQAEVDKKGAEDKCKQLEEELLGLQKKLKGVEDELDKYSESLKDAQEKLEQAEKKAADAEAEVASLNRRIQLVEEELDRAQERLATALQKLEEAEKAADESERGMKVIENRATKDEEKMEIQEMQLKEAKHIAEEADRKYEEVARKLVILEGELERSEERAEVAEAKSGDLEEELKNVTNNLKSLEAQAEKYSQKEDKYEEEIKVLTDKLKEAETRAEFAERSVAKLEKTIDDLEDEVYAQKLKGKALSEELDLALNDMTTL; this is encoded by the exons ATGGAGGccatcaagaagaagatgcaGATGCTGAAGCTGGATAAGGAGAACGCCATAGACCGGGCGGAGCAGGCGGAGGTGGACAAGAAAGGAGCGGAGGACAAATGCAAACAG CTGGAGGAGGAGTTGCTGGGtctgcagaagaagctgaaaGGAGTGGAGGATGAGCTGGACAAATACTCCGAGTCACTGAAGGATGCTCAGGAAAAGCTAGAACAGGCagagaaaaaagcagcagat gCTGAGGCAGAAGTGGCATCTTTAAACAGACGTATCcagctggtggaggaggagttgGACCGAGCTCAGGAGAGACTGGCTACTGCTCTGCAGAagctggaggaggcagagaaagctGCAGATGAGAGTGAGAG AGGAATGAAGGTTATTGAGAACAGAGCaacaaaagatgaagaaaaaatgGAGATCCAGGAGATGCAGCTAAAGGAGGCCAAACACATCGCTGAGGAGGCTGACCGCAAATATGAGGAG GTTGCACGTAAACTGGTGATCCTAGAGGGTGAGCTGGAGCGCTCTGAGGAGCGCGCTGAGGTGGCTGAGGC TAAATCAGGTGACCTAGAGGAAGAGTTGAAAAATGTCACCAACAACTTGAAGTCACTGGAAGCCCAGGCCGAGAAG TACTCACAAAAGGAGGACAAATACgaagaagaaattaaagttcTTACCGACAAACTGAAAGAG GCTGAGACCCGTGCAGAGTTTGCAGAGAGGTCTGTAGCCAAGCTGGAGAAGACCATCGATGATTTGGAAG ATGAAGTGTATGCTCAGAAGCTGAAGGGCAAGGCTCTCAGTGAGGAGCTGGACTTGGCCCTCAACGACATGACTACACTGTAA
- the tpm2 gene encoding tropomyosin beta chain isoform X8, whose protein sequence is MATFTSIDAVRRKIQTLQQVAYEAEDRAELLQRDADMERQARKRAEAEVASLNRRIQLVEEELDRAQERLATALQKLEEAEKAADESERGMKVIENRATKDEEKMEIQEMQLKEAKHIAEEADRKYEEVARKLVILEGELERSEERAEVAEARVRELEEELRLMDQNLKSMMCGEEEYSQKEDKYEEEIKVLTDKLKEAETRAEFAERSVAKLEKTIDDLEDEVYAQKLKGKALSEELDLALNDMTTL, encoded by the exons ATGGCGACTTTCACATCCATAGACGCGGTGAGAAGGAAGATCCAAACACTGCAGCAAGTGGCGTACGAGGCGGAGGATCGAGCCGAGCTGCTGCAGAGGGACGCGGACATGGAGAGACAGGCTAGAAAGAGG gCTGAGGCAGAAGTGGCATCTTTAAACAGACGTATCcagctggtggaggaggagttgGACCGAGCTCAGGAGAGACTGGCTACTGCTCTGCAGAagctggaggaggcagagaaagctGCAGATGAGAGTGAGAG AGGAATGAAGGTTATTGAGAACAGAGCaacaaaagatgaagaaaaaatgGAGATCCAGGAGATGCAGCTAAAGGAGGCCAAACACATCGCTGAGGAGGCTGACCGCAAATATGAGGAG GTTGCACGTAAACTGGTGATCCTAGAGGGTGAGCTGGAGCGCTCTGAGGAGCGCGCTGAGGTGGCTGAGGC GCGAGTgagggagctggaggaggagctcAGACTAATGGACCAGAATTTGAAGTCCATGATGTGCGGAGAGGAAGAG TACTCACAAAAGGAGGACAAATACgaagaagaaattaaagttcTTACCGACAAACTGAAAGAG GCTGAGACCCGTGCAGAGTTTGCAGAGAGGTCTGTAGCCAAGCTGGAGAAGACCATCGATGATTTGGAAG ATGAAGTGTATGCTCAGAAGCTGAAGGGCAAGGCTCTCAGTGAGGAGCTGGACTTGGCCCTCAACGACATGACTACACTGTAA
- the tpm2 gene encoding tropomyosin beta chain isoform X6 produces MATFTSIDAVRRKIQTLQQVAYEAEDRAELLQRDADMERQARKRAEAEVASLNRRIQLVEEELDRAQERLATALQKLEEAEKAADESERGMKVIENRATKDEEKMEIQEMQLKEAKHIAEEADRKYEEVARKLVILEGELERSEERAEVAEAKSGDLEEELKNVTNNLKSLEAQAEKYSQKEDKYEEEIKVLTDKLKEAETRAEFAERSVAKLEKTIDDLEDEVYAQKLKGKALSEELDLALNDMTTL; encoded by the exons ATGGCGACTTTCACATCCATAGACGCGGTGAGAAGGAAGATCCAAACACTGCAGCAAGTGGCGTACGAGGCGGAGGATCGAGCCGAGCTGCTGCAGAGGGACGCGGACATGGAGAGACAGGCTAGAAAGAGG gCTGAGGCAGAAGTGGCATCTTTAAACAGACGTATCcagctggtggaggaggagttgGACCGAGCTCAGGAGAGACTGGCTACTGCTCTGCAGAagctggaggaggcagagaaagctGCAGATGAGAGTGAGAG AGGAATGAAGGTTATTGAGAACAGAGCaacaaaagatgaagaaaaaatgGAGATCCAGGAGATGCAGCTAAAGGAGGCCAAACACATCGCTGAGGAGGCTGACCGCAAATATGAGGAG GTTGCACGTAAACTGGTGATCCTAGAGGGTGAGCTGGAGCGCTCTGAGGAGCGCGCTGAGGTGGCTGAGGC TAAATCAGGTGACCTAGAGGAAGAGTTGAAAAATGTCACCAACAACTTGAAGTCACTGGAAGCCCAGGCCGAGAAG TACTCACAAAAGGAGGACAAATACgaagaagaaattaaagttcTTACCGACAAACTGAAAGAG GCTGAGACCCGTGCAGAGTTTGCAGAGAGGTCTGTAGCCAAGCTGGAGAAGACCATCGATGATTTGGAAG ATGAAGTGTATGCTCAGAAGCTGAAGGGCAAGGCTCTCAGTGAGGAGCTGGACTTGGCCCTCAACGACATGACTACACTGTAA
- the tpm2 gene encoding tropomyosin beta chain isoform X5 — translation MATFTSIDAVRRKIQTLQQVAYEAEDRAELLQRDADMERQARKRAEAEVASLNRRIQLVEEELDRAQERLATALQKLEEAEKAADESERGMKVIENRATKDEEKMEIQEMQLKEAKHIAEEADRKYEEVARKLVILEGELERSEERAEVAEAKSGDLEEELKNVTNNLKSLEAQAEKYSQKEDKYEEEIKVLTDKLKEAETRAEFAERSVAKLEKTIDDLEEKVAQAKEENLEMHQVLDQTLLELNNL, via the exons ATGGCGACTTTCACATCCATAGACGCGGTGAGAAGGAAGATCCAAACACTGCAGCAAGTGGCGTACGAGGCGGAGGATCGAGCCGAGCTGCTGCAGAGGGACGCGGACATGGAGAGACAGGCTAGAAAGAGG gCTGAGGCAGAAGTGGCATCTTTAAACAGACGTATCcagctggtggaggaggagttgGACCGAGCTCAGGAGAGACTGGCTACTGCTCTGCAGAagctggaggaggcagagaaagctGCAGATGAGAGTGAGAG AGGAATGAAGGTTATTGAGAACAGAGCaacaaaagatgaagaaaaaatgGAGATCCAGGAGATGCAGCTAAAGGAGGCCAAACACATCGCTGAGGAGGCTGACCGCAAATATGAGGAG GTTGCACGTAAACTGGTGATCCTAGAGGGTGAGCTGGAGCGCTCTGAGGAGCGCGCTGAGGTGGCTGAGGC TAAATCAGGTGACCTAGAGGAAGAGTTGAAAAATGTCACCAACAACTTGAAGTCACTGGAAGCCCAGGCCGAGAAG TACTCACAAAAGGAGGACAAATACgaagaagaaattaaagttcTTACCGACAAACTGAAAGAG GCTGAGACCCGTGCAGAGTTTGCAGAGAGGTCTGTAGCCAAGCTGGAGAAGACCATCGATGATTTGGAAG AGAAAGTGGCCCAAGCCAAAGAAGAGAACCTGGAGATGCACCAGGTGTTGGACCAAACTCTTTTGGAGCTCAACAACCTATAG
- the tpm2 gene encoding tropomyosin beta chain isoform X7, whose protein sequence is MATFTSIDAVRRKIQTLQQVAYEAEDRAELLQRDADMERQARKRAEAEVASLNRRIQLVEEELDRAQERLATALQKLEEAEKAADESERGMKVIENRATKDEEKMEIQEMQLKEAKHIAEEADRKYEEVARKLVILEGELERSEERAEVAEARVRELEEELRLMDQNLKSMMCGEEEYSQKEDKYEEEIKVLTDKLKEAETRAEFAERSVAKLEKTIDDLEEKVAQAKEENLEMHQVLDQTLLELNNL, encoded by the exons ATGGCGACTTTCACATCCATAGACGCGGTGAGAAGGAAGATCCAAACACTGCAGCAAGTGGCGTACGAGGCGGAGGATCGAGCCGAGCTGCTGCAGAGGGACGCGGACATGGAGAGACAGGCTAGAAAGAGG gCTGAGGCAGAAGTGGCATCTTTAAACAGACGTATCcagctggtggaggaggagttgGACCGAGCTCAGGAGAGACTGGCTACTGCTCTGCAGAagctggaggaggcagagaaagctGCAGATGAGAGTGAGAG AGGAATGAAGGTTATTGAGAACAGAGCaacaaaagatgaagaaaaaatgGAGATCCAGGAGATGCAGCTAAAGGAGGCCAAACACATCGCTGAGGAGGCTGACCGCAAATATGAGGAG GTTGCACGTAAACTGGTGATCCTAGAGGGTGAGCTGGAGCGCTCTGAGGAGCGCGCTGAGGTGGCTGAGGC GCGAGTgagggagctggaggaggagctcAGACTAATGGACCAGAATTTGAAGTCCATGATGTGCGGAGAGGAAGAG TACTCACAAAAGGAGGACAAATACgaagaagaaattaaagttcTTACCGACAAACTGAAAGAG GCTGAGACCCGTGCAGAGTTTGCAGAGAGGTCTGTAGCCAAGCTGGAGAAGACCATCGATGATTTGGAAG AGAAAGTGGCCCAAGCCAAAGAAGAGAACCTGGAGATGCACCAGGTGTTGGACCAAACTCTTTTGGAGCTCAACAACCTATAG